From Pseudomonas sp. B21-028, one genomic window encodes:
- a CDS encoding DUF3995 domain-containing protein produces the protein MTLLLARTLVAVFATISLIHLYWALGGRWAAQAVVPQVPVKQGDILRPAFEPSGWLTLLVALALLFIAVLVCLRGGLLAPPVTHRALQWLISAIALLMFARAIGESNLVGFFKEFKESTFARLDTWVYSPLCVVLGAGLLAVAWA, from the coding sequence ATGACGCTTTTATTGGCACGGACGCTGGTCGCGGTGTTTGCGACCATCAGTTTGATTCATTTGTACTGGGCTCTGGGTGGACGCTGGGCGGCCCAGGCGGTGGTACCCCAGGTTCCGGTCAAGCAGGGGGATATCCTGCGCCCGGCGTTCGAGCCCTCGGGCTGGTTGACCCTGTTAGTGGCCCTGGCGCTGCTGTTCATTGCCGTGCTGGTGTGCCTGCGCGGCGGCCTGTTGGCGCCACCCGTCACCCATCGAGCGCTGCAATGGCTGATCAGCGCGATTGCCTTGCTGATGTTTGCCCGGGCCATTGGCGAATCGAACCTGGTGGGCTTCTTCAAGGAATTCAAGGAATCGACTTTCGCCCGGCTCGACACCTGGGTCTATTCGCCGTTGTGTGTCGTACTGGGCGCCGGGTTGCTGGCGGTGGCCTGGGCCTGA
- a CDS encoding ABC transporter substrate-binding protein produces the protein MKRVRQWLVAWATCAVLASPFPASAAPAPIHFADLNWESGSLITDILRIIVEKGYGLKTDTLPGTTITLETALANNDIQVIGEEWAGRSPVWVKAEAEGKVIALGDTVKGATEGWWVPEYVIKGDPAKGIKPLAPDLRSVSDLARYKHVFKDPESPDKGRFLNSPIGWTSEVVNKQKLKAYGLTDSYVNFRSGSGAALDAEITSSIRRGKPILFYYWSPTPLLGRFKLVQLQEPPFDAEAWKTLTDADNPNPRPTRSLASKLSIGVSAPFQQQHPDIAEFFSKVDLPIDPLNKALAEMSEKRTPPREAAEAFLKAHPQVWQAWVPSEVAEKVSAGL, from the coding sequence ATGAAACGAGTTCGACAGTGGCTGGTTGCCTGGGCCACCTGTGCTGTGCTGGCTTCGCCATTTCCGGCATCGGCTGCTCCGGCACCGATCCACTTCGCCGACCTGAACTGGGAAAGTGGCAGCCTGATCACCGATATCCTGCGGATCATCGTCGAAAAAGGCTACGGCTTGAAAACCGACACCTTGCCGGGCACCACCATCACCCTGGAAACCGCGCTGGCCAATAACGACATACAAGTCATCGGCGAAGAGTGGGCCGGTCGCAGTCCGGTGTGGGTCAAGGCCGAAGCCGAGGGCAAGGTGATCGCCCTGGGCGATACGGTCAAGGGCGCGACGGAAGGCTGGTGGGTACCGGAATACGTGATCAAGGGCGATCCCGCCAAGGGCATCAAGCCCCTGGCGCCGGACCTTCGCAGCGTCAGCGACCTGGCGCGCTACAAGCATGTGTTCAAGGACCCGGAGAGTCCCGACAAGGGGCGCTTCCTCAACAGCCCCATCGGCTGGACATCCGAGGTCGTCAACAAGCAGAAGCTCAAGGCATATGGCTTGACTGACAGTTATGTGAATTTTCGCAGTGGCTCCGGGGCGGCGCTGGACGCGGAAATCACCTCGTCGATTCGCCGGGGCAAACCGATCCTGTTCTATTACTGGTCGCCCACGCCGCTGCTCGGGCGATTCAAGCTGGTGCAGCTGCAGGAGCCGCCCTTCGATGCCGAGGCCTGGAAAACCTTGACCGATGCCGATAATCCCAATCCCAGGCCGACCCGCTCGCTGGCGTCGAAGCTGTCGATCGGCGTCTCGGCGCCGTTCCAGCAACAGCATCCGGACATCGCCGAGTTCTTCAGCAAGGTCGACCTGCCCATTGATCCTTTGAACAAGGCCCTGGCCGAGATGAGCGAAAAGCGCACGCCGCCCCGCGAGGCGGCCGAAGCGTTCCTCAAGGCCCATCCCCAGGTGTGGCAGGCCTGGGTGCCCAGCGAGGTGGCGGAGAAGGTGTCTGCCGGTCTGTAG
- a CDS encoding DUF2789 domain-containing protein produces the protein MEQPSHELKTLFDQLGLPSDEKAIDSFIMAHPLDPETKLVEADFWSDQQKDLLREWLLADGEEAVLVDQLNVRLHDGK, from the coding sequence ATGGAACAGCCTTCCCACGAGCTCAAGACCTTGTTCGATCAACTGGGCCTGCCCTCGGACGAAAAAGCCATCGACAGTTTCATCATGGCACACCCCCTGGACCCGGAGACAAAACTGGTGGAGGCCGATTTCTGGTCGGATCAGCAAAAGGACCTGCTACGGGAATGGTTGCTCGCCGATGGCGAAGAGGCGGTGCTGGTGGATCAACTGAACGTACGCCTGCACGACGGCAAATAG
- a CDS encoding methyl-accepting chemotaxis protein — MDNGSVVAFNAGITTRSVVTNMATDGSLAAVPASVSATKSTARWLTPTLQSLALTLLLCGMVLGGWSLYLGLPLAMLIVWLPRLRSRLATVPQPSSNTGSLAELTRDLSYTTSHNALSAAGVAYSVRQLAGKVQSQLDAAAQIVSNAEAMIATEQATSQLSQQALGAASEAHRSSVAGRSELVESISRMHQLSQRANDSRELIEALSVRSDEIQRVSLVIQSIASQTNLLALNAAIEAARAGEHGRGFAVVADEVRGLAGRTAAATGEVGVMVADIQQRTAQVVEQIRQLAADLDSGVQQVEHTGQHLENIARLAAGVETQVSAIAQGTDTNREQLDSLFHAIEQMRGDLSISDQQTQRLAEAAVQMEGQAETISERLAEVGLDDYHQRVYDLAREGASQIAAQFEADVDQGRISLDDLFDRNYQAIPNTHPAKFQTRFDRYTDQVLPAIQEPLLTRHDGLVFAIACTQQGYVPTHNKVFSQPLTGDPAVDTLNNRTKRKFSDRTGIRCGSHQQPVLLQTYTRDTGELMHDLSVPIMIKGRHWGGLRLGYKPEKAR; from the coding sequence ATGGATAATGGCTCGGTAGTGGCGTTTAATGCTGGCATAACAACGAGAAGTGTGGTGACAAACATGGCGACAGATGGATCTCTGGCGGCGGTGCCTGCCTCGGTATCGGCTACAAAAAGCACGGCGCGCTGGCTGACGCCGACCTTGCAGAGTCTTGCTCTGACCTTGCTGCTGTGCGGCATGGTGCTGGGAGGCTGGTCGCTGTACCTGGGCCTGCCCCTGGCGATGCTGATCGTCTGGTTGCCACGCCTGCGCTCGCGCCTGGCCACCGTGCCCCAACCGTCGTCGAATACCGGCTCACTGGCCGAGCTGACCCGTGACCTGTCCTACACCACCAGTCATAACGCGTTGTCGGCCGCTGGCGTCGCCTATTCGGTCAGGCAACTGGCCGGCAAGGTCCAGTCACAACTCGACGCGGCCGCACAGATCGTCAGCAATGCCGAAGCGATGATCGCCACCGAACAGGCCACTTCCCAACTCAGCCAGCAAGCCCTGGGCGCCGCCAGCGAAGCCCATCGCAGCAGCGTTGCCGGGCGCAGCGAACTGGTGGAGTCCATCAGCCGCATGCACCAGCTCAGCCAGCGGGCAAACGACAGTCGCGAGTTGATCGAGGCCTTGAGCGTGCGCAGCGACGAGATCCAGCGGGTCAGCCTGGTGATTCAATCGATTGCCAGCCAGACCAACCTGCTGGCGCTGAACGCGGCCATCGAAGCGGCGCGGGCCGGCGAGCATGGCCGTGGCTTCGCCGTGGTGGCCGATGAAGTCCGTGGCCTGGCGGGCCGCACGGCGGCGGCGACCGGCGAGGTCGGGGTCATGGTGGCGGATATCCAGCAGCGCACCGCCCAGGTCGTCGAGCAGATCCGTCAGCTGGCAGCCGATCTGGACAGTGGTGTGCAGCAAGTCGAGCACACCGGCCAACACCTGGAGAACATTGCCCGGCTCGCCGCCGGTGTCGAAACCCAGGTCAGCGCCATTGCCCAGGGCACCGACACCAACCGCGAACAACTCGACAGCCTGTTCCATGCCATTGAACAGATGCGCGGGGACCTGTCCATCAGCGACCAGCAGACCCAACGCCTGGCCGAAGCGGCCGTGCAGATGGAAGGCCAGGCTGAAACCATCAGCGAGCGCCTGGCCGAGGTGGGGCTCGACGATTATCACCAACGGGTCTACGACCTGGCGCGTGAAGGCGCGAGCCAGATCGCCGCGCAATTCGAGGCGGATGTCGATCAAGGACGTATCAGCCTGGACGATCTGTTCGATCGTAACTACCAGGCCATTCCCAATACCCATCCCGCCAAGTTCCAGACCCGTTTCGACCGTTATACCGACCAGGTCCTGCCGGCCATCCAGGAGCCTTTGCTCACCCGGCATGACGGCCTGGTGTTTGCGATTGCCTGCACCCAGCAGGGGTATGTGCCGACCCATAACAAGGTCTTCAGTCAGCCGTTGACCGGCGATCCTGCCGTCGACACGCTGAACAACCGTACCAAGCGCAAGTTCTCCGATCGCACCGGGATTCGATGCGGCAGCCACCAGCAACCGGTGCTGTTGCAGACCTATACCCGCGACACGGGCGAGCTGATGCACGACCTGTCCGTGCCCATCATGATCAAGGGCCGCCACTGGGGTGGATTGCGGTTGGGCTATAAGCCCGAGAAGGCACGATGA
- a CDS encoding TraR/DksA family transcriptional regulator produces MTKEKLLAMPADDYMNAEQLAFFTKLLQNMKVETHERIEQNRIAIESLDSPADPADAASVEEERTWLVNAIDRDQRMLPQLEQALDRINDESFGWCDDSGEPIGLKRLLISPTTKYCIEAQERHEQIDKHQRQA; encoded by the coding sequence ATGACAAAGGAAAAGTTGCTGGCCATGCCGGCGGATGACTACATGAACGCCGAGCAGCTGGCTTTCTTCACCAAGCTGTTGCAGAACATGAAAGTCGAAACCCACGAGCGCATCGAACAGAACCGAATCGCCATTGAAAGCCTGGATTCCCCGGCTGACCCGGCCGACGCTGCTTCCGTAGAAGAAGAGCGCACCTGGCTGGTTAACGCCATCGATCGTGACCAGCGCATGCTGCCCCAACTGGAGCAGGCCCTGGACCGCATCAACGACGAAAGCTTCGGCTGGTGCGACGACAGCGGCGAGCCGATCGGCCTCAAGCGCCTGCTGATCAGCCCGACCACCAAGTACTGCATCGAAGCTCAGGAACGTCACGAGCAGATCGACAAGCACCAGCGTCAGGCCTGA
- a CDS encoding ABC transporter permease has translation MNAILENKPAAAPARTRRRLPTELSIFLVLIGIGLVFELFGWIMRDQSFLMNSQRLVLMILQVSIIGLLAIGVTQVIITTGIDLSSGSVLALSAMIAASLAQTSDFARAVFPSLTDLPVWIPVVAGLGVGLLAGAINGSIIAVTGIPPFIATLGMMVSARGLARYYTEGQPVSMLSDSYTAIGHGAMPVIIFLVVAAIFHIALRYTKYGKYTYAIGGNMQAARTSGINVKRHLVIVYSIAGLLAGLAGVVASARAATGQAGMGMSYELDAIAAAVIGGTSLAGGVGRITGTVIGALILGVMASGFTFVGVDAYIQDIIKGLIIVVAVVIDQYRNKRKLKR, from the coding sequence ATGAACGCGATACTGGAAAACAAACCCGCGGCCGCACCGGCCAGGACGCGCCGGCGCTTGCCGACGGAGCTGAGTATCTTCCTGGTGCTGATCGGCATTGGCCTGGTGTTCGAGTTGTTCGGCTGGATCATGCGCGACCAGAGTTTTCTAATGAACTCCCAGCGCCTGGTCCTGATGATTCTGCAGGTGTCGATCATCGGCCTGCTGGCCATCGGCGTGACCCAGGTCATCATCACCACCGGCATCGACCTGTCGTCCGGTTCCGTGCTGGCGTTGTCGGCCATGATTGCCGCAAGTCTGGCCCAGACCTCGGATTTTGCCCGAGCGGTGTTTCCGTCCCTCACCGATCTGCCGGTATGGATACCGGTAGTGGCGGGGTTGGGCGTGGGGCTGCTGGCCGGGGCGATCAACGGCAGCATCATCGCCGTCACCGGCATCCCGCCCTTTATTGCCACGCTCGGCATGATGGTGTCGGCCCGTGGCCTGGCGCGTTACTACACCGAAGGCCAGCCGGTGAGCATGCTGTCGGATTCCTACACCGCCATCGGTCATGGCGCCATGCCGGTGATCATCTTCCTGGTGGTGGCGGCGATTTTCCATATTGCCCTGCGCTACACCAAGTACGGCAAATACACCTATGCCATCGGCGGCAATATGCAGGCGGCGCGTACCTCGGGGATCAACGTCAAGCGGCATCTGGTCATCGTCTACAGCATCGCCGGGTTGCTGGCGGGGCTCGCCGGGGTGGTGGCCTCGGCGCGGGCCGCCACCGGGCAGGCCGGCATGGGCATGTCCTATGAACTGGATGCGATTGCCGCGGCGGTGATCGGCGGCACGAGCCTGGCCGGTGGAGTGGGGCGCATCACCGGGACGGTGATCGGTGCGCTGATCCTTGGCGTCATGGCCAGCGGCTTCACGTTCGTCGGCGTCGATGCCTACATCCAGGACATCATCAAGGGGCTGATCATTGTGGTCGCGGTGGTCATCGACCAGTACCGCAACAAGCGCAAGCTCAAGCGTTAA